The segment CATCTCCGTCTGGAAGAGGTTCATGATCGGGCCGCCGTACCGGGCGCTGAGCGGATAGACGCGGTCGTTTTTCACCGCCGCGATCTCGCTGGCGACCGGGTCGTTCCGGAGGTTCCGCTTTTGCGCCCGCCAATCGCCCGCCCGAGCGAACGCGTTCTCGACGAGGACGACCTCCGGGTCGGCTTCGGCGAGCGCCTCCAAACCGATCGTCTTCGCCTCCGAGACGTCGTCGAACACGTCGTCGACGCCGAACGGACGCGTGTGAGAGCGAATGAACCCCGGCCCGTTCATGTGGAAGACCCAGATCTGGCTCAGGTCCGGTGACGTCATGACCCGTGCCGTCCGCGGCCGGTCACCGCTCGTCGGGAGCGTGGAGGCGACCGTCTCGTCCAGATCGGCCTTGACGTCCGAGAGCGCGTTGTAGCGTGCTTGCTCCTTGAAGACCTGTGCGACCCTCTCGAAGACCTCCCAGAGGGAGTAGTACTGATACCGGTCCGCCCAGTCCGCCGGCGGGTCGGCGTGGTTCCGACTCAGCGCGTTCCCGAACCACGGTGCGACCGCCGTCCGGACTTCCTCGACGTCCGCGGTATCCCACGCGTCCATCGTCGAGACGTACGCCGGGTCGGCCAGGTGGAGGTCGCTATCGAGCTCGTAGAGCGCTTCCTTGTCGGGGTTCCACGAGTCGTAGAGACCCGACCAATCCACCGAGACACCGTCGAGCCGTTCGAGGACTTTGTCGTAGTTCCCCTCGAAATTGGCGGGGCTGTACATCGCGTTGAGCGCGTCGCCGTGCCCGAGCGCGACCACCATGTCCGTGTGATGCACGAGAACGGTGAAGACGCTCTCCGGGGGCGTTTCGAACTCGACGGTGCCCGCGGGGGCCATCGTCACCGAGTACGACCCGTCCGACGCGTCCGTCTCGGTTCTCGAAGCGGACTCCGTTCCGGCTCCGTCCGTCGTCCGAGCTGGCGTCGTCCCCGATCCATCGCCGGAACAGCCGGCGAACAATCCGCCGCCGACGACCGCTCCGCCGTACTTCACGTACTCCCGCCGGGTCGGTGCCTCACGACCGCCGTCTTCGCTCGCCATGCGTTTTAGGCTCGGCTAAAACGTGATAACGGCTTCGATCTTTAGGCG is part of the Halococcus hamelinensis 100A6 genome and harbors:
- a CDS encoding ABC transporter substrate-binding protein, translating into MASEDGGREAPTRREYVKYGGAVVGGGLFAGCSGDGSGTTPARTTDGAGTESASRTETDASDGSYSVTMAPAGTVEFETPPESVFTVLVHHTDMVVALGHGDALNAMYSPANFEGNYDKVLERLDGVSVDWSGLYDSWNPDKEALYELDSDLHLADPAYVSTMDAWDTADVEEVRTAVAPWFGNALSRNHADPPADWADRYQYYSLWEVFERVAQVFKEQARYNALSDVKADLDETVASTLPTSGDRPRTARVMTSPDLSQIWVFHMNGPGFIRSHTRPFGVDDVFDDVSEAKTIGLEALAEADPEVVLVENAFARAGDWRAQKRNLRNDPVASEIAAVKNDRVYPLSARYGGPIMNLFQTEMVAKQLYPERFGTWPDYDGGPYPKFAESERLFDRGRVADIIKGNV